One Streptomyces sp. V4I8 genomic window carries:
- the pdhA gene encoding pyruvate dehydrogenase (acetyl-transferring) E1 component subunit alpha — MTVMEQRGAYRPSPPPAWQPRMDPAPLLPDAEPYRVLGTEAATKADPDLLRRLYAELVRGRRYNTQATALTKQGRLAVYPSSTGQEACEVAAALALQERDWLFPSYRDTLAAVARGLDPVQALTLLRGDWHTGYDPYEHRVAPLCTPLATQLPHAVGLAHAARLKGDDVVALAMVGDGGSSEGDFHEALNFAAVWQAPVVFLVQNNGFAISVPLAKQTAAPSLAHKAVGYGMPGRLVDGNDAAAVHEVVADAVRHARAGGGPTLIEAITYRIDAHTNADDATRYRGDSEVETWRGHDPIALLEHELTERGLLDEAGIQAARDAAETMAADLRERMNQDPVLDPMDLFAHVYTEPTPQLREQQAQLRAELDAESEGSHR, encoded by the coding sequence ATGACGGTCATGGAGCAGCGGGGCGCGTACCGGCCATCGCCGCCGCCCGCCTGGCAGCCCCGTATGGACCCCGCGCCGCTGCTGCCCGACGCCGAGCCCTATCGCGTCCTCGGCACCGAGGCGGCCACGAAGGCCGACCCGGATCTGCTGCGCCGGCTGTACGCCGAGCTGGTGCGGGGCCGTCGGTACAACACGCAGGCGACCGCGCTCACGAAGCAGGGCCGCCTCGCCGTGTACCCGTCCAGCACCGGTCAGGAGGCCTGCGAGGTCGCCGCCGCGCTGGCGCTCCAGGAGCGCGACTGGCTCTTCCCCAGCTACCGCGACACGCTCGCCGCCGTGGCGCGCGGTCTGGACCCCGTGCAGGCCCTGACCCTGCTGCGCGGCGACTGGCACACCGGCTACGACCCGTACGAGCACCGCGTGGCCCCCCTGTGCACGCCGCTCGCCACCCAGCTCCCGCACGCCGTGGGCCTCGCGCACGCCGCCCGCCTCAAGGGCGACGACGTGGTCGCGCTCGCCATGGTCGGCGACGGCGGCTCCAGCGAGGGCGACTTCCACGAGGCGCTGAACTTCGCCGCCGTATGGCAGGCGCCGGTCGTCTTCCTCGTCCAGAACAACGGCTTCGCGATCTCCGTCCCGCTCGCCAAGCAGACCGCGGCCCCGTCGCTGGCCCACAAGGCCGTCGGGTACGGCATGCCCGGCCGCCTGGTCGACGGCAACGACGCGGCCGCCGTGCACGAGGTCGTCGCCGACGCCGTACGGCACGCGCGCGCGGGCGGCGGACCGACGCTGATCGAGGCGATCACCTACCGCATCGACGCCCACACCAACGCCGACGACGCGACCCGCTACCGCGGGGACTCCGAGGTCGAGACCTGGCGCGGACACGACCCGATCGCCCTCCTGGAGCACGAGCTGACCGAGCGCGGCCTCCTCGACGAGGCCGGCATCCAGGCCGCCCGCGACGCCGCCGAGACCATGGCCGCCGACCTGCGCGAGCGCATGAACCAGGACCCGGTGCTCGACCCGATGGACCTCTTCGCCCACGTGTACACCGAGCCCACCCCGCAACTGCGCGAACAGCAGGCCCAGTTGCGGGCCGAGCTCGACGCCGAGTCGGAAGGGTCGCACCGATGA
- a CDS encoding Lrp/AsnC family transcriptional regulator: MAESPDGGSPLPPPRPLDAIDQDILQMLQSDGRASIRSVAERVHVSRANAYARINRLVEDGVIRGFGARVNHERAGHGTSAYITLKIVQNTWRTVREQLRLLPGAAHIALVGGDFDVLLLVHTPDNRALRELVLTRLQAIPEVLSTRTLLVFEEEDLEPQG, translated from the coding sequence ATGGCCGAAAGCCCGGACGGCGGCTCCCCCCTGCCGCCGCCGCGCCCGCTCGACGCCATTGATCAGGACATCCTGCAGATGCTCCAGTCCGACGGCCGCGCGTCGATACGGTCGGTCGCCGAGCGGGTCCATGTCTCCCGTGCCAACGCCTACGCGCGCATCAACCGTCTCGTCGAGGACGGCGTCATCCGCGGGTTCGGCGCCCGCGTCAACCACGAGCGCGCGGGCCACGGAACGTCGGCGTACATCACCCTCAAGATCGTCCAGAACACCTGGCGCACGGTCCGCGAGCAGCTCCGCCTGCTGCCCGGCGCCGCGCACATCGCCCTGGTGGGCGGCGACTTCGACGTACTGCTCCTGGTGCACACACCCGACAACCGCGCCCTGCGCGAGCTGGTCCTCACCCGGCTCCAGGCGATCCCGGAGGTACTCAGCACCCGCACCCTGCTGGTGTTCGAGGAGGAGGACCTGGAGCCGCAGGGCTGA
- a CDS encoding TetR/AcrR family transcriptional regulator — protein sequence MTTAKRDTYTPETLLSVAVQVFNERGYDGTSMEHLSKAAGISKSSIYHHVPGKEELLRRAVSRALDGLFGILDEEHARVGHAADRLEYVVRRMVEVLIGDLPYVTLLLRVRGNTDTERWALDRRRDFDHQVAELLKAAAADGEVRADVEVRLATRLVFGMINSIVEWYRPDGRGMNEREVADTVVRLVFGGLRQAD from the coding sequence ATGACCACCGCCAAGCGCGACACCTACACACCGGAGACGCTGCTCTCCGTCGCGGTGCAGGTCTTCAACGAGCGCGGCTACGACGGCACCTCCATGGAGCACCTCTCCAAAGCGGCCGGCATCTCCAAGTCGTCGATCTACCACCACGTCCCCGGCAAGGAGGAGCTGCTGCGCCGCGCCGTCAGCCGTGCCCTCGACGGGCTCTTCGGGATCCTCGACGAGGAGCACGCGCGCGTGGGGCACGCCGCCGACCGGCTGGAATACGTCGTCCGGCGCATGGTCGAGGTGCTCATAGGCGACCTGCCCTATGTGACGCTGCTGCTGCGCGTGCGCGGCAACACCGACACCGAGCGGTGGGCCCTGGACCGGCGCCGCGACTTCGACCACCAGGTCGCCGAACTGCTCAAGGCGGCCGCCGCGGACGGGGAGGTCCGCGCAGACGTGGAGGTGCGTCTGGCGACCCGGCTCGTCTTCGGGATGATCAACTCGATCGTGGAGTGGTACCGCCCGGACGGTCGCGGCATGAACGAGCGGGAGGTCGCGGACACGGTGGTGCGGCTGGTCTTCGGGGGACTGCGCCAGGCTGACTGA
- a CDS encoding 3-hydroxyacyl-CoA dehydrogenase, which produces MTALDLSSPVAVVGTGTMGQGIAQVALIAGHPVRLYDAAPGRAQTAADAIGARLDRLVEKDRLTGADRDAARARLLPAESLADLADCALVVEAVLERLDAKQELFRELEGIVGEDCLLATNTSSLSVTAIGGALANPGRFVGLHFFNPAPLLPLVEVVSGFASDVTSATRAYETARAWGKTPVACADTPGFIVNRIARPFYAEAFAVHEAQGADPATIDAVLRECGGFKMGAFELTDLIGQDVNESVTHSVWQSFFQDVRFTPSLAQRRLVESGRLGRKSGHGWYDYAEDAERDEPHTAEPGRPPAYVVAEGDLGPASELLALIREAGIPVREEDEDHGSRLVLPSGGQLALADGQTSVEFRDVVYFDLALDYRRATRIALSASQDTSQQTLAEATGLFQALGKDVSVIGDVPGMIVARTVARIVDLAHDAVAKGVATEEDIDTAMRLGVNYPLGPFEWSRRLGRNWAYALLDDLHLRDPSGRYAPSLALYRHAYASDKREGNTS; this is translated from the coding sequence ATGACAGCACTCGACCTCAGCAGCCCCGTGGCCGTTGTCGGCACCGGCACCATGGGCCAGGGCATCGCCCAGGTCGCGTTGATCGCGGGCCATCCCGTACGGCTGTACGACGCCGCTCCAGGGCGCGCCCAGACCGCGGCCGACGCGATCGGCGCCCGCCTCGACCGGCTCGTCGAGAAGGACCGTCTCACCGGCGCCGACCGCGACGCCGCCCGCGCCCGGCTGCTGCCCGCCGAGTCCCTCGCCGACCTGGCGGACTGCGCCCTGGTCGTCGAGGCCGTCCTGGAGCGCCTGGACGCCAAACAGGAGCTGTTCCGGGAGCTGGAGGGCATCGTCGGCGAGGACTGTCTGCTCGCCACCAACACCTCGTCGCTGTCCGTCACGGCCATCGGCGGCGCCCTCGCCAACCCGGGCCGCTTCGTCGGCCTGCACTTCTTCAACCCGGCCCCGCTGCTGCCGCTCGTCGAGGTCGTCTCCGGGTTCGCCAGCGACGTCACGTCGGCCACGCGCGCGTACGAGACGGCACGGGCCTGGGGCAAGACGCCGGTCGCCTGCGCCGACACCCCCGGCTTCATCGTCAACCGCATCGCCCGGCCCTTCTACGCCGAGGCCTTCGCCGTCCACGAGGCGCAGGGAGCCGACCCGGCCACCATCGACGCCGTCCTGCGCGAGTGCGGCGGTTTCAAGATGGGCGCGTTCGAGCTCACCGACCTCATCGGGCAGGACGTCAACGAGTCCGTCACGCACTCGGTGTGGCAGTCCTTCTTCCAGGACGTGCGCTTCACGCCCTCGCTCGCCCAGCGGCGCCTGGTCGAGTCGGGCCGGCTCGGCCGCAAGAGCGGGCACGGCTGGTACGACTACGCAGAGGACGCCGAGCGCGACGAGCCGCACACCGCGGAGCCGGGCCGGCCGCCCGCCTACGTCGTCGCCGAGGGTGACCTGGGCCCGGCCTCCGAGCTGCTCGCGCTGATCCGCGAGGCGGGCATTCCGGTGCGCGAGGAGGACGAGGACCACGGCTCCCGGCTGGTGCTGCCGAGCGGCGGCCAGCTCGCGCTCGCGGACGGCCAGACCTCGGTGGAGTTCCGGGACGTCGTGTACTTCGACCTCGCCCTCGACTACCGGCGGGCCACCCGGATCGCCCTGTCCGCCTCCCAGGACACCTCGCAGCAGACCCTCGCCGAGGCCACCGGCCTCTTCCAGGCCCTCGGCAAGGACGTCAGCGTCATCGGCGACGTCCCCGGCATGATCGTCGCTCGCACGGTCGCCCGGATCGTCGACCTGGCGCATGACGCCGTCGCCAAGGGCGTGGCCACCGAGGAGGACATCGACACCGCGATGCGCCTGGGCGTGAACTACCCGCTCGGCCCCTTCGAGTGGAGCCGCAGGCTCGGCCGTAACTGGGCGTACGCCCTCCTCGACGACCTGCACCTGCGCGACCCCTCCGGGCGCTACGCGCCGTCCCTCGCGCTGTACCGCCACGCGTACGCCTCCGACAAGCGGGAGGGCAACACCTCATGA